The DNA segment GCACAGAGACGCCAACCCATATCCACCGGGTCCGAGTGGACGTTCGACCTGATCCAGACCTACGATCGGGAAATCAGCCGGCTGGCCGAGCGTTACGCGCTGGACACCTACCCCAACCAGATCGAAGTGATTACCGCCGAGCAGATGATGGATGCCTACGCCTCCGTCGGCATGCCATTGGGTTATCACCACTGGTCCTACGGCAAGCAGTTCCTCAGTACCGAAAAGTCCTATAGCCGCGGCCAGATGGGCCTGGCCTACGAGATCGTGATCAACTCCGATCCGTGCATCGCCTACCTGATGGAAGAGAACACCATGTGCATGCAGGCACTGGTGATTGCCCATGCCTGCTATGGCCACAACAGTTTCTTCAAGGGCAACTACCTGTTCCGCACCTGGACTGACGCCAGTTCGATCATCGACTACCTGGTGTTCGCCAAGCAGTACATTGCCCAGTGCGAAGAGCGCCACGGTATCGATGCCGTGGAAGACCTGATCGACTCTTGCCATGCCCTGATGAATTACGGCGTAGACCGCTACAAGCGGCCTTACCCGATTTCCGCCGAAGAGGAACGGCGCCGGCAGAAAGAGCGTGAAGAACACCTGCAGAAACAGATCAACGACCTGTGGCGAACCATCCCCAAAGGGGCGGAGAAGGGCAGCGACCGCGACGATGCGCGCTTCCCCGCCGAACCACAGGAGAACATCCTCTACTTCATTGAAAAACACGCTCCGCTGCTCGAGCCCTGGCAGCGCGAGGTAGTGCGCATCGTGCGCAAGATCGCCCAATACTTCTATCCACAGCGCCAGACCCAGGTGATGAACGAAGGCTGGGCCACCTTCTGGCACTACACGCTGATGAACGACCTCTACGACGAGGGCCTGGTAACCGAAGGCTTCATGATGGAGTTCCTCCAGTCGCATACCAGCGTGGTGTTCCAACCCGGCTTCGACAGCCCGTACTACAGCGGCATCAACCCCTATGCCCTGGGCTTTGCCATGTACACTGACATTCGCCGCATCTGC comes from the Pseudomonas urmiensis genome and includes:
- a CDS encoding SpoVR family protein produces the protein MTARAQRRQPISTGSEWTFDLIQTYDREISRLAERYALDTYPNQIEVITAEQMMDAYASVGMPLGYHHWSYGKQFLSTEKSYSRGQMGLAYEIVINSDPCIAYLMEENTMCMQALVIAHACYGHNSFFKGNYLFRTWTDASSIIDYLVFAKQYIAQCEERHGIDAVEDLIDSCHALMNYGVDRYKRPYPISAEEERRRQKEREEHLQKQINDLWRTIPKGAEKGSDRDDARFPAEPQENILYFIEKHAPLLEPWQREVVRIVRKIAQYFYPQRQTQVMNEGWATFWHYTLMNDLYDEGLVTEGFMMEFLQSHTSVVFQPGFDSPYYSGINPYALGFAMYTDIRRICEHPTEEDRRWFPDIAGSDWLSTIKFAMSSFKDESFILQYLSPKVIRDLKLFSILDDDQRDDLLVPAIHDESGYRVIREQLAAQYNLGNREPNVQIWSIDRRGDRSLTLRHQQHNRKPLGDSTDEVLKHLHRLWGFDIHLETVQGDQIMKTHHMPPRGEHGEAGDYGRMDLAVVHHL